A window of the bacterium genome harbors these coding sequences:
- a CDS encoding prohibitin family protein yields MLFLLLAVAGIALFNRARRLTAPAARFGRVIGGLLALVGVIGVLAQSIVSIPAGHVGLKDFFGKIGDGALAPGLHLVNPLLTIREMDVRTQEITETASVPSKEGMNMSLDISMLYSVEPTKAAAIYRTIGPDYAAIFVVPTLRSELRGATTAYEAKALYTSQRQAIAETITGALRPILAERGIRLEQVLLRSVTLPPQLAQAIENKLQAEQESERMRFVLDRERQEAERKKIEAQGIADFQAIVSEGINQNLLRWKGIEATQKLAESANAKVVIVGGQDGLPLILNTQ; encoded by the coding sequence ATCCTCTTCCTGCTGCTCGCCGTCGCCGGCATCGCCCTCTTCAACCGCGCCCGCCGCCTCACCGCCCCCGCCGCCCGCTTCGGCCGCGTGATCGGCGGCCTGCTCGCCCTCGTCGGTGTGATCGGCGTGCTCGCGCAGTCCATCGTCTCGATTCCGGCCGGCCACGTCGGCCTCAAGGACTTCTTCGGCAAGATCGGCGACGGCGCCCTCGCGCCGGGCCTGCACCTGGTCAACCCCTTGCTCACGATCCGCGAGATGGACGTGCGCACCCAGGAGATCACCGAGACGGCCAGCGTGCCCAGCAAGGAGGGCATGAACATGAGCCTGGACATCTCGATGCTCTACAGTGTCGAACCGACCAAGGCCGCGGCGATCTACCGCACGATCGGCCCGGACTACGCGGCGATCTTCGTCGTGCCCACTCTGCGCTCGGAGCTGCGCGGCGCGACCACGGCCTACGAGGCCAAGGCGCTCTACACGAGCCAGCGCCAGGCCATCGCCGAGACGATCACCGGCGCCCTGCGGCCAATCCTCGCCGAGCGCGGCATTCGCCTCGAGCAGGTGCTGCTGCGCAGCGTCACGTTGCCGCCGCAGCTCGCGCAGGCGATCGAGAACAAGCTGCAGGCCGAGCAGGAGTCCGAGCGCATGCGCTTCGTGCTCGACCGCGAGCGCCAGGAGGCCGAGCGCAAGAAGATCGAGGCGCAGGGCATCGCGGACTTCCAGGCCATCGTCAGCGAGGGCATCAACCAGAACCTGCTGCGCTGGAAGGGCATCGAGGCGACGCAGAAGCTCGCCGAGAGCGCGAACGCGAAGGTCGTCATCGTGGGCGGGCAGGACGGCCTGCCGCTCATCCTGAACACGCAGTAG
- the tsaD gene encoding tRNA (adenosine(37)-N6)-threonylcarbamoyltransferase complex transferase subunit TsaD: MIILGIETSCDDSGVGLYCSERKTLASLLATQLEHRDFGGIVPEVASRAHLKNLPPVLRAALADAGLGLAEVDAIAVTRGPGLLGSLLVGLAFAQALGEAWRRPVLGVHHIEAHLASNHLERDMVFPALALVVSGGHSQIFHLRAPGDYVLLATTRDDAAGEAFDKAAKLAGLGFPGGPIIERLALTGDPRAFAFPLARLGDRSLDFSFSGLKTAARLAWEQAGPLAGQGLADYCASFQAAVIRQLLDRLERALRGREAMAVYIAGGVAANRALLAAARDLLEPRGLAVHAPRPRFCTDNGAMVACAGAWRLAAGRAAGASLAPFSRGGLRSWGVD, encoded by the coding sequence GTGATCATCCTCGGCATCGAGACGAGCTGCGACGACAGCGGAGTCGGCCTCTACTGCAGCGAGCGCAAGACGCTCGCCAGCCTGCTCGCCACGCAGCTCGAGCACCGCGACTTCGGCGGCATCGTGCCCGAGGTCGCCAGCCGCGCGCACCTGAAGAACCTGCCGCCCGTGCTGCGCGCCGCCCTGGCGGACGCCGGCCTCGGGCTCGCCGAGGTCGACGCCATCGCCGTCACGCGCGGCCCGGGCCTATTGGGCTCGCTGCTGGTCGGCCTCGCCTTCGCGCAGGCCCTCGGCGAAGCCTGGCGGCGGCCCGTGCTCGGCGTGCACCACATCGAGGCGCATCTGGCCTCGAACCACCTCGAGCGGGACATGGTCTTCCCCGCGCTCGCGCTCGTCGTCTCGGGCGGGCACAGCCAGATCTTCCACCTGCGCGCCCCGGGCGATTACGTCCTGCTCGCGACCACGCGCGACGACGCGGCCGGCGAGGCCTTCGACAAGGCGGCCAAGCTGGCAGGACTCGGCTTTCCGGGCGGGCCGATCATCGAGCGCCTCGCGCTGACGGGCGACCCGCGGGCCTTCGCCTTTCCGCTCGCCCGCCTGGGCGACCGCAGCCTCGACTTCAGTTTCTCGGGGCTCAAGACGGCCGCCCGCCTGGCCTGGGAGCAGGCCGGGCCGCTCGCCGGCCAGGGCCTGGCCGACTACTGCGCCTCCTTCCAGGCCGCGGTGATCCGGCAGCTCCTCGATCGCCTCGAGCGCGCGCTGCGCGGGCGGGAGGCGATGGCCGTCTACATCGCCGGCGGCGTCGCCGCAAACCGCGCTCTGCTCGCCGCCGCGCGCGACCTCCTCGAACCCCGCGGCCTGGCGGTTCACGCGCCGAGACCGCGCTTCTGCACCGACAACGGGGCGATGGTGGCCTGCGCGGGCGCCTGGCGCCTCGCCGCGGGGCGTGCGGCCGGCGCGAGCCTCGCGCCCTTCTCGCGCGGCGGCCTGCGCTCCTGGGGTGTGGACTGA
- a CDS encoding NAD(P)H-hydrate dehydratase, which yields MRLVSSAQMRRIDRLTIEGGLVPGPELMERAGRGVFGVIRRRSRLPLAGRRVLVVCGKGNNGGDGFVIARHLIQAGAQVTITVLAADLDLAADAKGALHQLIPLHPTLRKFSDPGGPAAFASELAVCDLVVDALFGTGVQTPLREPALGAVRAINSCGRPVLAVDVPSGLSGDLDPGPGETVRAQLTATIGLPKLGLYYYPGRAAAGEVEVVDIGFPESVLAAESGRRRLVDRAVAARLVPAQDPAGHKYRRGALLIVAGSRRYGGAPLLVAGGALRGGVGMVTVAVPASLVPLVQVKWPSAIAIALAEDGDGRLAASALPVLREAASRVQAVAIGPGLDRGEETQRLLREWLGELALPAVLDADGLMPFAGDYAALAAQPGPRLLTPHSGELAALLGTSAAALDADREAQLIAAQRPGVVLLHKGAPSEISGPDGRLYTVAGGDPAMARGGTGDVLTGLLGALLAQMPERPLDAARLGAWLHAEAGRLAAQRLGRALCAGDLSDWLPEAWRELRGEARDLWQW from the coding sequence ATGCGGCTCGTCAGCAGCGCGCAGATGCGCAGGATCGACCGCCTGACCATCGAGGGCGGCCTGGTGCCGGGGCCCGAGCTGATGGAGCGCGCCGGCCGCGGCGTCTTCGGGGTGATCCGCCGGCGCAGCCGCCTGCCGCTCGCCGGCCGCCGCGTGCTGGTCGTCTGCGGCAAGGGCAACAACGGCGGCGATGGCTTCGTCATCGCGCGGCACCTGATCCAGGCCGGCGCGCAGGTGACGATCACCGTGCTCGCCGCCGATCTCGATCTCGCCGCCGACGCCAAGGGCGCCCTGCACCAGCTCATCCCCCTGCATCCCACCCTGCGCAAGTTCTCCGACCCCGGCGGCCCGGCTGCCTTCGCGTCCGAGCTCGCGGTCTGCGACCTGGTGGTGGACGCCCTCTTCGGCACCGGCGTCCAGACGCCGCTGCGCGAGCCGGCACTCGGCGCCGTGCGCGCGATCAACAGCTGCGGGCGGCCCGTGCTCGCCGTCGACGTGCCGAGCGGCCTCTCGGGCGACCTCGATCCCGGGCCGGGCGAGACCGTGCGCGCCCAGCTCACGGCGACGATCGGCCTGCCCAAGCTCGGCCTCTACTACTACCCCGGCCGCGCCGCAGCCGGCGAGGTCGAGGTGGTGGACATCGGCTTCCCCGAGTCCGTACTGGCCGCCGAGAGCGGCCGGCGGCGCCTCGTCGACCGCGCGGTGGCGGCGCGCCTCGTCCCCGCGCAGGATCCGGCCGGGCACAAGTACCGCCGCGGCGCACTGCTGATCGTGGCGGGCAGCCGGCGCTACGGCGGCGCGCCCCTGCTCGTCGCCGGCGGCGCGCTGCGCGGCGGCGTCGGCATGGTCACCGTCGCCGTGCCGGCCTCCCTGGTGCCGCTCGTGCAGGTGAAGTGGCCCTCGGCGATCGCCATTGCCCTCGCCGAGGACGGCGACGGCCGCCTCGCCGCCAGCGCCCTGCCCGTGCTGCGCGAGGCCGCCTCGCGCGTCCAGGCCGTGGCCATCGGGCCGGGCCTGGATCGCGGCGAGGAGACGCAGCGCCTCCTGCGCGAGTGGCTGGGCGAACTCGCGCTGCCTGCCGTGCTGGACGCCGACGGTCTCATGCCCTTCGCCGGCGACTACGCCGCGCTCGCCGCGCAGCCCGGCCCGCGGCTCTTGACGCCGCACTCGGGCGAGCTGGCCGCGCTGCTCGGCACGAGCGCCGCTGCCCTCGACGCGGATCGCGAGGCGCAGCTCATCGCCGCGCAGCGGCCCGGCGTCGTCCTATTGCACAAGGGCGCGCCCTCGGAGATCAGCGGCCCCGACGGCCGCCTCTACACGGTGGCGGGCGGCGATCCGGCAATGGCCAGGGGCGGCACCGGCGACGTGCTGACGGGGCTCCTCGGCGCGCTGCTCGCGCAGATGCCCGAGCGGCCGCTCGACGCGGCGCGCCTGGGCGCCTGGTTGCACGCCGAGGCCGGCCGCCTCGCCGCGCAGCGCCTGGGCCGCGCCCTCTGCGCGGGGGATCTCAGCGACTGGCTGCCCGAGGCCTGGCGGGAGCTGCGCGGGGAAGCGCGGGATCTCTGGCAATGGTGA